A DNA window from Coffea arabica cultivar ET-39 chromosome 6c, Coffea Arabica ET-39 HiFi, whole genome shotgun sequence contains the following coding sequences:
- the LOC113691275 gene encoding protein MANNAN SYNTHESIS-RELATED 1 isoform X1, with protein sequence MAMDLRQVVAAILTMSMFLMLGNMIKKDHIDPLLVDMPVSLDIQQGLLKVSKHSLVKLASGPWKEDDEAMRPCWKKLYKTKKGEQTNGYISLSLTKGPEYHALQIANAIMIAKHLGATLVLPDIKGGKVSEKRMFGEIYDPQKFTTSLDGVIQVVKDPINQQVGEKVVIVKVPERVTEKFISAHIEPILKKKKQVRLTSQYQSSNLTKAKEIGDYLNPYACLAMFGSLDLHPQLKELVDSMVRTLRFLSWKSSAGKFITVDVKVTEFKNKLSCQRNDTTSKEYCYGAEEIGQFLEKIGFRKGTTVYLTQTEWHESLRPLRKYFPNTFTKDAVMPIDLKARYLDSGNFEYEKFIDFYLCMQSDVFVATTMNMFYNNVAEMRIASGKTQILIPANKLSTSAADYLSPHILKKNHMAYSCLCKI encoded by the exons ATGGCAATGGACTTGAGGCAAGTAGTAGCAGCTATTCTCACTATGTCTATGTTTTTAATGCTTGGAAATATGATCAAGAAAGACCACATTGATCCACTTCTT GTTGACATGCCAGTGTCTTTGGACATCCAGCAGGGTCTGTTGAAAGTTTCAAAGCATAGCCTTGTTAAACTTGCAAGTGGCCCATGGAAGGAAGATGATGAAGCTATGAGACCTTGCTGGAAAAAGCTATATAAAACGA aAAAGGGAGAGCAAACAAATGGTTATATATCCCTTTCACTCACTAAAGGTCCTGAATATCATGCCTTGCAG ATTGCCAATGCAATTATGATAGCCAAGCATCTTGGAGCAACTCTTGTTCTTCCAGACATAAAAGGTGGCAAAGTGAGCGAGAAGAG GATGTTTGGAGAAATTTATGACCCTCAGAAGTTTACAACAAGCTTAGATGGTGTCATCCAAGTAGTTAAGGATCCCATTAATCAACAAGTAGGAGAAAAGGTCGTTATTGTGAAGGTTCCTGAAAGGGTTACAGAAAAATTCATTAGTGCACACATTGAACCTATActtaagaagaaaaaacaagTGAGACTCACAAGTCAATATCAATCTTCAAACTTGACAAAGGCAAAAGAAATTGGTGATTACTTGAACCCTTATGCATGCTTGGCAATGTTTGGAAGTCTAGATCTACATCCACAATTAAAGGAATTGGTGGACTCAATGGTTAGAACACTACGATTCTTAAGTTGGAAATCCTCTGCAGGCAAGTTTATCACTGTGGACGTGAAGGTTACGGAATTCAAAAATAAGTTAAGTTGCCAAAGAAATGATACTACAAGTAAAGAATATTGTTATGGTGCTGAAGAGATTGGTCAATTCTTGGAGAAGATTGGTTTTCGAAAAGGCACAACTGTCTATTTAACTCAAACTGAATGGCATGAAAGTCTCCGACCATTGAGAAAATATTTCCCAAATACCTTTACCAAG GATGCAGTAATGCCTATTGATCTCAAGGCAAGATACCTTGATTCGGGAAATTTTGAGTATGAAAAGTTCATCGACTTCTACCTTTGCATGCAAAGTGATGTTTTTGTAGCCACAACTATGAATATGTTCTACAATAATGTTGCCGAGATGAGGATTGCCTCAGGAAAGACACAGATTCTTATTCCTGCTAACAAATTGTCAACCTCAGCAGCTGATTATCTTTCCCCtcatatattgaaaaaaaatcatatgGCGTATTCATGCTTATGCAAAATCTAG
- the LOC113691275 gene encoding protein MANNAN SYNTHESIS-RELATED 2 isoform X2 — translation MAMDLRQVVAAILTMSMFLMLGNMIKKDHIDPLLQGLLKVSKHSLVKLASGPWKEDDEAMRPCWKKLYKTKKGEQTNGYISLSLTKGPEYHALQIANAIMIAKHLGATLVLPDIKGGKVSEKRMFGEIYDPQKFTTSLDGVIQVVKDPINQQVGEKVVIVKVPERVTEKFISAHIEPILKKKKQVRLTSQYQSSNLTKAKEIGDYLNPYACLAMFGSLDLHPQLKELVDSMVRTLRFLSWKSSAGKFITVDVKVTEFKNKLSCQRNDTTSKEYCYGAEEIGQFLEKIGFRKGTTVYLTQTEWHESLRPLRKYFPNTFTKDAVMPIDLKARYLDSGNFEYEKFIDFYLCMQSDVFVATTMNMFYNNVAEMRIASGKTQILIPANKLSTSAADYLSPHILKKNHMAYSCLCKI, via the exons ATGGCAATGGACTTGAGGCAAGTAGTAGCAGCTATTCTCACTATGTCTATGTTTTTAATGCTTGGAAATATGATCAAGAAAGACCACATTGATCCACTTCTT CAGGGTCTGTTGAAAGTTTCAAAGCATAGCCTTGTTAAACTTGCAAGTGGCCCATGGAAGGAAGATGATGAAGCTATGAGACCTTGCTGGAAAAAGCTATATAAAACGA aAAAGGGAGAGCAAACAAATGGTTATATATCCCTTTCACTCACTAAAGGTCCTGAATATCATGCCTTGCAG ATTGCCAATGCAATTATGATAGCCAAGCATCTTGGAGCAACTCTTGTTCTTCCAGACATAAAAGGTGGCAAAGTGAGCGAGAAGAG GATGTTTGGAGAAATTTATGACCCTCAGAAGTTTACAACAAGCTTAGATGGTGTCATCCAAGTAGTTAAGGATCCCATTAATCAACAAGTAGGAGAAAAGGTCGTTATTGTGAAGGTTCCTGAAAGGGTTACAGAAAAATTCATTAGTGCACACATTGAACCTATActtaagaagaaaaaacaagTGAGACTCACAAGTCAATATCAATCTTCAAACTTGACAAAGGCAAAAGAAATTGGTGATTACTTGAACCCTTATGCATGCTTGGCAATGTTTGGAAGTCTAGATCTACATCCACAATTAAAGGAATTGGTGGACTCAATGGTTAGAACACTACGATTCTTAAGTTGGAAATCCTCTGCAGGCAAGTTTATCACTGTGGACGTGAAGGTTACGGAATTCAAAAATAAGTTAAGTTGCCAAAGAAATGATACTACAAGTAAAGAATATTGTTATGGTGCTGAAGAGATTGGTCAATTCTTGGAGAAGATTGGTTTTCGAAAAGGCACAACTGTCTATTTAACTCAAACTGAATGGCATGAAAGTCTCCGACCATTGAGAAAATATTTCCCAAATACCTTTACCAAG GATGCAGTAATGCCTATTGATCTCAAGGCAAGATACCTTGATTCGGGAAATTTTGAGTATGAAAAGTTCATCGACTTCTACCTTTGCATGCAAAGTGATGTTTTTGTAGCCACAACTATGAATATGTTCTACAATAATGTTGCCGAGATGAGGATTGCCTCAGGAAAGACACAGATTCTTATTCCTGCTAACAAATTGTCAACCTCAGCAGCTGATTATCTTTCCCCtcatatattgaaaaaaaatcatatgGCGTATTCATGCTTATGCAAAATCTAG
- the LOC113691275 gene encoding protein MANNAN SYNTHESIS-RELATED 2 isoform X4 — protein sequence MNTTIFLASFLPQSITDPFHSLTSSVSCNHFPQLIKPHSLRRSKKQKILLFHGVFLADQVIKGKIGLVDMPVSLDIQQGLLKVSKHSLVKLASGPWKEDDEAMRPCWKKLYKTKKGEQTNGYISLSLTKGPEYHALQIANAIMIAKHLGATLVLPDIKGGKVSEKRMFGEIYDPQKFTTSLDGVIQVVKDPINQQVGEKVVIVKVPERVTEKFISAHIEPILKKKKQVRLTSQYQSSNLTKAKEIGDYLNPYACLAMFGSLDLHPQLKELVDSMVRTLRFLSWKSSAGKFITVDVKVTEFKNKLSCQRNDTTSKEYCYGAEEIGQFLEKIGFRKGTTVYLTQTEWHESLRPLRKYFPNTFTKDAVMPIDLKARYLDSGNFEYEKFIDFYLCMQSDVFVATTMNMFYNNVAEMRIASGKTQILIPANKLSTSAADYLSPHILKKNHMAYSCLCKI from the exons ATGAACACCACCATCTTTCTCGCCTCATTCCTCCCACAGAGCATCACCGATCCTTTCCACTCTCTCACCTCGAGCGTCTCCTGCAACCATTTCCCCCAACTCATCAAACCCCATTCCCTCCGTCgctcaaaaaaacaaaagattctCCTCTTCCATGGTGTCTTTTTGGCAGATCAAGTAATCAAAGGAAAGATAGGATTA GTTGACATGCCAGTGTCTTTGGACATCCAGCAGGGTCTGTTGAAAGTTTCAAAGCATAGCCTTGTTAAACTTGCAAGTGGCCCATGGAAGGAAGATGATGAAGCTATGAGACCTTGCTGGAAAAAGCTATATAAAACGA aAAAGGGAGAGCAAACAAATGGTTATATATCCCTTTCACTCACTAAAGGTCCTGAATATCATGCCTTGCAG ATTGCCAATGCAATTATGATAGCCAAGCATCTTGGAGCAACTCTTGTTCTTCCAGACATAAAAGGTGGCAAAGTGAGCGAGAAGAG GATGTTTGGAGAAATTTATGACCCTCAGAAGTTTACAACAAGCTTAGATGGTGTCATCCAAGTAGTTAAGGATCCCATTAATCAACAAGTAGGAGAAAAGGTCGTTATTGTGAAGGTTCCTGAAAGGGTTACAGAAAAATTCATTAGTGCACACATTGAACCTATActtaagaagaaaaaacaagTGAGACTCACAAGTCAATATCAATCTTCAAACTTGACAAAGGCAAAAGAAATTGGTGATTACTTGAACCCTTATGCATGCTTGGCAATGTTTGGAAGTCTAGATCTACATCCACAATTAAAGGAATTGGTGGACTCAATGGTTAGAACACTACGATTCTTAAGTTGGAAATCCTCTGCAGGCAAGTTTATCACTGTGGACGTGAAGGTTACGGAATTCAAAAATAAGTTAAGTTGCCAAAGAAATGATACTACAAGTAAAGAATATTGTTATGGTGCTGAAGAGATTGGTCAATTCTTGGAGAAGATTGGTTTTCGAAAAGGCACAACTGTCTATTTAACTCAAACTGAATGGCATGAAAGTCTCCGACCATTGAGAAAATATTTCCCAAATACCTTTACCAAG GATGCAGTAATGCCTATTGATCTCAAGGCAAGATACCTTGATTCGGGAAATTTTGAGTATGAAAAGTTCATCGACTTCTACCTTTGCATGCAAAGTGATGTTTTTGTAGCCACAACTATGAATATGTTCTACAATAATGTTGCCGAGATGAGGATTGCCTCAGGAAAGACACAGATTCTTATTCCTGCTAACAAATTGTCAACCTCAGCAGCTGATTATCTTTCCCCtcatatattgaaaaaaaatcatatgGCGTATTCATGCTTATGCAAAATCTAG
- the LOC113691275 gene encoding protein MANNAN SYNTHESIS-RELATED 2 isoform X3 — MAMDLRQVVAAILTMSMFLMLGNMIKKDHIDPLLGLLKVSKHSLVKLASGPWKEDDEAMRPCWKKLYKTKKGEQTNGYISLSLTKGPEYHALQIANAIMIAKHLGATLVLPDIKGGKVSEKRMFGEIYDPQKFTTSLDGVIQVVKDPINQQVGEKVVIVKVPERVTEKFISAHIEPILKKKKQVRLTSQYQSSNLTKAKEIGDYLNPYACLAMFGSLDLHPQLKELVDSMVRTLRFLSWKSSAGKFITVDVKVTEFKNKLSCQRNDTTSKEYCYGAEEIGQFLEKIGFRKGTTVYLTQTEWHESLRPLRKYFPNTFTKDAVMPIDLKARYLDSGNFEYEKFIDFYLCMQSDVFVATTMNMFYNNVAEMRIASGKTQILIPANKLSTSAADYLSPHILKKNHMAYSCLCKI, encoded by the exons ATGGCAATGGACTTGAGGCAAGTAGTAGCAGCTATTCTCACTATGTCTATGTTTTTAATGCTTGGAAATATGATCAAGAAAGACCACATTGATCCACTTCTT GGTCTGTTGAAAGTTTCAAAGCATAGCCTTGTTAAACTTGCAAGTGGCCCATGGAAGGAAGATGATGAAGCTATGAGACCTTGCTGGAAAAAGCTATATAAAACGA aAAAGGGAGAGCAAACAAATGGTTATATATCCCTTTCACTCACTAAAGGTCCTGAATATCATGCCTTGCAG ATTGCCAATGCAATTATGATAGCCAAGCATCTTGGAGCAACTCTTGTTCTTCCAGACATAAAAGGTGGCAAAGTGAGCGAGAAGAG GATGTTTGGAGAAATTTATGACCCTCAGAAGTTTACAACAAGCTTAGATGGTGTCATCCAAGTAGTTAAGGATCCCATTAATCAACAAGTAGGAGAAAAGGTCGTTATTGTGAAGGTTCCTGAAAGGGTTACAGAAAAATTCATTAGTGCACACATTGAACCTATActtaagaagaaaaaacaagTGAGACTCACAAGTCAATATCAATCTTCAAACTTGACAAAGGCAAAAGAAATTGGTGATTACTTGAACCCTTATGCATGCTTGGCAATGTTTGGAAGTCTAGATCTACATCCACAATTAAAGGAATTGGTGGACTCAATGGTTAGAACACTACGATTCTTAAGTTGGAAATCCTCTGCAGGCAAGTTTATCACTGTGGACGTGAAGGTTACGGAATTCAAAAATAAGTTAAGTTGCCAAAGAAATGATACTACAAGTAAAGAATATTGTTATGGTGCTGAAGAGATTGGTCAATTCTTGGAGAAGATTGGTTTTCGAAAAGGCACAACTGTCTATTTAACTCAAACTGAATGGCATGAAAGTCTCCGACCATTGAGAAAATATTTCCCAAATACCTTTACCAAG GATGCAGTAATGCCTATTGATCTCAAGGCAAGATACCTTGATTCGGGAAATTTTGAGTATGAAAAGTTCATCGACTTCTACCTTTGCATGCAAAGTGATGTTTTTGTAGCCACAACTATGAATATGTTCTACAATAATGTTGCCGAGATGAGGATTGCCTCAGGAAAGACACAGATTCTTATTCCTGCTAACAAATTGTCAACCTCAGCAGCTGATTATCTTTCCCCtcatatattgaaaaaaaatcatatgGCGTATTCATGCTTATGCAAAATCTAG